The candidate division KSB1 bacterium DNA window ACTTCTGACCGCCGCGGCACCGCGCGGCGTGCTGTGGCAGTTGCGGCAACGCTTCAGGAACAGTTGGCTGAGCAATCGCGTGCGCTATCGCGGTGGCTGGCGGCCGGCGCTGCACTTTTACTTCGATTACTGGTGGAGTGAAACGCCCTGGCTGAAAGCCCGCGGCAGGCCGGCCAGCCTGGCCGGTGATTATGTGCTGTTCTCCGCCGGCTATATCAACCACGCCCGCACCTTTCTGCCGATCCTGCGCCGGCTGCCGTGGCCCAGTCTCGTCATTGTCAGCACGCCCGAAGCCTGCCGCTATTTTCGCGAACGCGGCGTACCCTATCGCCGCTTCGGCCATTTCATTACCGCGGGGGCCTGGCGGCATTATCGCGCCTGGAAGGCCGCGCCGCTCCGGCAGGGGGACTTGTTCGGTGACGAAGCGATTTTCCATTTTGCGGGCGTCGATCTGCGGCCGTTTCTGCGGGCGAGTTTGCTGCGCCTCCTGCGCCAGCAGCTTGGCCGCCTGCGATTGTATGCCGAAGTCTATCTCGACTTGCTCGAGCGGGCCCGGCCGCGGCATGTCGTGGTGGCGGATGACACCACGACGCACGGCCGAATCATCGTGCTGGCAGCGCAGGCCCTCGGCATTCCCACGCTCAACATTCAACATGGCGCCATCGCCGACGTGCAGCACTATCGCCAGGCGGTGACCGACAAACTGGCGGTGTGGGGCGAACATGATCGCGCCCTGCTCATGCGTCACGGCGTCGCCGCGGAGAAGATCGTGGTCACCGGCCAGCCGCGCTTTGCGGCCACGGCAATCGCGCCGGCGGAAGCCGCCGGTCTGCGTCGTCGTTATCGCCTGCCGGCCGGGGTGAAAGTGTTGTTGTGGGCCACCACGCCTTTTGTGCCGCGCCTGTCCTACGATGTGCCGGAACGCAATTCGCGCTATCTCCGCGCGCTGCTCGAGATTCTGGCCGCTGAGCCGCAGTGGTTTCTGCTGATCAAATTGCATCCGCGTGATCAGCGTGAAGCTTATGAAAAGGGCCTGTCCGGAAACAACCGCGG harbors:
- a CDS encoding UDP-N-acetylglucosamine 2-epimerase, whose protein sequence is MKTLIVPDRDAPLPAPPAAETGDCVYFTDDPRLQQHLQTAAQTWLATPHLLSNEELQEVTALAAQRHADWLQSFPGSRHAGLPVATALVQFYEPWATALRKLAAYRRLLATVRPRRVIAPASEIPWLEALLASQPEVKLLTAAAPRGVLWQLRQRFRNSWLSNRVRYRGGWRPALHFYFDYWWSETPWLKARGRPASLAGDYVLFSAGYINHARTFLPILRRLPWPSLVIVSTPEACRYFRERGVPYRRFGHFITAGAWRHYRAWKAAPLRQGDLFGDEAIFHFAGVDLRPFLRASLLRLLRQQLGRLRLYAEVYLDLLERARPRHVVVADDTTTHGRIIVLAAQALGIPTLNIQHGAIADVQHYRQAVTDKLAVWGEHDRALLMRHGVAAEKIVVTGQPRFAATAIAPAEAAGLRRRYRLPAGVKVLLWATTPFVPRLSYDVPERNSRYLRALLEILAAEPQWFLLIKLHPRDQREAYEKGLSGNNRGLRHRVRLLQNEDMQELLPLADVLLAWNTSVIQEAVLAGKAIIGINFFGMPEAIPSVSEGVAVPARDAAELQAALQRILAGDQTTLAALAAARPRYAARYLNAGERSAVDRILELLAGT